DNA sequence from the Urocitellus parryii isolate mUroPar1 chromosome 12, mUroPar1.hap1, whole genome shotgun sequence genome:
gaccctgagtttaaaaaaaaaaggcagtaacTGAAAGGCAGGGATTAACAGGATAGAAGAAGGGACAGAgctgaaaataaaagtatagcaAAGGCAGAGCTGATAATGACCTTTGGCGAGCTGTTTACCAGCattgtgtagctcagtgatagagtgtatGCTTGgaatcctggattcaatcccaagcactgcaaaaacaaaaataaaaacaaaaaacaattgtttaaaaaattgaaatgggGATCCCAGGATGTACTCAGCGTTAGAGGGCTTGCATCGTGTGTGaaaggccttgggttctatccttagtactacaaaaaagaaaagaaaaaattgaaatgagaTGGAGTACAGATTAggctatctgtgtgtgtgtaatgtatacAAACTGTGTAGCAGGTGCCAGGCAGTTAGGAAGCACTTAAATTATAGCTGAAAAAACATTTaggaccactttttttttttttttttaagagagtgagagaggagagagagagagagaatgagagagagagagaggatttttaatatttattttttagttctcggcggacacaacatcttttgttggtatgtggtgctgaggatcgaacccgggccgcacgcacgccaggcgagcgccctaccgcttgagccacatccccagccctaggaccACTTTTTAAGATTTTGTGTCCCTGTCACTTGGGCATTACTGTCGGAACATTTAGCAAGGACATCAGAGTTGATAGTTGGATtggatgctgaggctggctttgaactcatgatgcccctgcctcagcctcctgagccacgctggatccacattttaaattacatttgtgggactggggttgtggctcagtggtagaatgctcacctagcatgtccaagaccctgggttctattctcagcaccacataaaaataaataagtaaaaggtatcatgtccaaccacaactaaaaaaataaaattaaatttaaaaaattatatttgtttgtatatgtgtgtgtctgtctgtatgtatgtaatatttatttttattttctagaatgtaTCTGTGAAAACTATAAGCTCGCTACAGACTGCTATAAGAATGAAAATGATGAATGCCAGTGTACATCCATTGGTACAAAAAATACTGTCATTTGTTCCAAATGTGAGTAAAATACTTTTACTACTGCCTTtaagcatatcttttttttttttttttttttggtcccaggtattgaactcaggggcactcggccactgagccacatctctagccctatttttgtattttatttagagactgggtctcactgtgttcttagtgccttgccattgctgaggctgactttaaactctcaatcctcctgtctcagcctcccaagctgctggggtcacaggtgtgcTCTTTAAGCTTATCTTgataagaggtttttttttttttttttttttaattgatatgcTTCAAATTGGAAAGGGTTTTATTGGCTCAAAtctgaattgttttattttgtcataattatTCTACATCTGAAGCTTCTTATCTTCAGCAAGTAATTAAGTGTGGGAAAATGGAAATATGAAATAATCTTTGGCCTGGGAGTTTAGTGTTAGATTAAAAAGCGTTTTTTTCCCTGGGCATGTAAAACTAtagttatttttcaatttgaCTTTCAACTTTCTTTTCAGTGGCATCCAAATGTTTGGTGATGAAGGCAGAAATGAATTCCTCAAAGTCTGGGAGAAGAGGGAAACCGGAAGGGGCGATCCAGAACAATGACGGGCTGTATGACCCTGACTGTGACGAGAAAGGGCTCTTTAAAGCCAAGCAGTGCAATGGCACTGCCACGTGCTGGTGTGTGAACACTGCTGGGGTCCGAAGAACTGACAAGGACACTGAAATTACCTGCTCCGAACGAGTGAGGACCTTGTAAGTGGAGCTGCCCATATTACTGGTTTTTTGCTTTTCAGATTTATTAagtttgtttttgtatgtaaatATGATTTCATGGTTTAGAATTCAAAATATAGGAAAGGGTGTATCCCTTTCCATCCCATCCCAGGCCCCCATTTACCCAGTATACCTGCCTAGAACTGTGTCATCAGTTTATTCCATCACCTTCCAAAGAGAATATATGAATTTAATATgtagacaaatatatatatatacatttgtgtgtgtgtgtgtgtgtgtgtgtgtacaccagggattgaactcaggggtgcttaaccactaagccacatccccagcccttttgtttttttatgtaaatGGTAGCATACTAGgcataattttcctttcttattttcactTAACACTGTTCAGTATTTTAATGTTGGAATAGTGTTAAATGTATGTAACTTAAGCTATTTccatatttgctcatttattgtgTTGTGAAAGTGAGATAggagggctgaggctcagtggtagaaagaccctgggtctaatccccagcaccaaaacaaagaTTGATGGGGAGTGATGGTTGTCTCCAGGATTATTTAATGGAAAGGAACAGAAACACACTCAAGCTGGCTTAAGCTAACAAAACTTTGTTAGAAGGAGCTGGAAACTGGAAAGGTGTCAAGCCCCAAATCCTGACTCTGTAGTTCTTTCTTGTGGAGACGCATGGTCAATTTTCTCTGGTTCTTTCAGttcccttttgtctttttttacttGAGAAGGGCCCAATACAGCTAGCTTAGCCTTCACTTTCATGTGACTTTATATGTTGTAGCCAGAGGCCAGAGGGTCAATATGAGAAAGGGTGTTCCCTCTGGATTGGTTCTGTATGATGGATGTATGAGAATGAGGGAAAAAATTATGAGCATATTTACTTTCTGCAACAATCCTTGTTCTGTTAGCTCTCTTGTAATTCCACTTgagaattttagcatttttttgtttattaggAAAATAGTATAAAAGATTGAGTTATAGACCATTGTCACTGTCTTTTCACTTTACAGCTGGATCATGATTGAACTGAAACACAAAGCAAGGGAAAAACCTTACAATGTTCAAAGTTTGCAGACGTAAGTGCAATTACACGGATCCTATTTCCTTTCAGAATTGCTTCTCAAATCTTTTTATTCTGCACCattagaaaaactaaatttaaatgccttttcttactttcttgaaataattttttgaaatagaTTTGCAATAATTGTGCCAGTATTTCCTCACCAGTTAACAATATGCCCCATTGTCTGTTAAGTGAATGCACTTTATATCTATCTGTGCATGTACAGGTATTTTTCCTAGAACTATTTGAGAGCAAGTTGTAGGTGTCATGTCCCTTTCCCCTACTTGAATGTATTgtttcttaagggaaaaaaaaaaggcgtTGTCATATATAACCACTGTATGATGATTAAAGTTAGGAAATTAACTGTAATCCCATATCATGCCAGTTTTCCCATTGATGTTCTTTGTAGCAAACTCCTCCACCTCATtactgggattgaatcccagggtgctttaccactgagtcatattcccagtttcttttatttttaaaaattttttgagacaaggtcttagtAAGTtactggggctggccttgaacttggaatcctcctgccttaacctacctggtaactgggattacaggtgccgcCACACTGGGCAGGGTTTACATTTTTGATATGAAAACTATACAAGTGATCTTGTGTCCTTTACAGTACTCACTTCAGAAGGTCCATAATGTTACCTAGTCCCTTCACTGGTAATGTTAATTGCTTAAAGTGATGTCTACCAGGTTTCTCCACTGGTAGAGTTAACATTTTCccctttgtaattaataaacTGGGCAGATTCTTGGATACTgtgtgaatgttttctttttctattcagaCTGGCTCTCAACAGTTTTGGTAACAATGAATGATGCAGCCTgaaccaattattattattattacttgcaAAGTATCATGAAATTTTTAGCACTTCGGGGCACAGTGGCTTGGGGCTGTAATCTCAGCGATTCAGGCAGCTCAGGCGGCTGAAAAATGAAGATCAGAAGTatgaggcctgcctgggcaacttagcaagaccatgtctcaagaaataaaaaggattagaaatatatgtaactcaatggtagagcatccctggattcaatccagtaataaccaaaataataataccaagagtaaaaataataaaaattttgaaatgatgACTGTAGACTTCAAGCCATCTGCTTGGTTAGAAAGCACAGCTCCTTCTTCttgcacaaaagtttttaaaaacacaaatttttaattatttacagtGCAATTCAAGAAATGATGACCACTCGGTATCTACTGGATCCAAAATTTATCACAAATATtctggtatgatttttttttctgataaatgaGATTTAACAGAAAGTTGGTGGGACATAAGGGCAGATGGTGTAGTAGTGGTAAACGCATTTGCGTAGCAACGTAAGTCCTGGATACTTAATGTGAAATTTCTGTTGATATTTACCTTCCGTAGCCTTTGAAAACCCAAGTTTTGCTGTCTTATTCCCTTggataattttttcaattattagtGATAAATTTACCTAGTAATGGAAAAGAATATTTCTGCATGTAGATTACAGAAAACCAAACACTgaatattctattgaatgttgatattttcatatgcttttgATTACACTAATAATCTGTATTTTCTACTGTTTCCCTCAGTATGAGAATAATGTTATCACTATTGATCTGGTGCAAAATTCTTCTCAGAAAACTCAAAATGATGTGGACATAGCTGATGTggcttattattttgaaaaagatgtAAGTATAAACTTTATTCATGTGTTCAGAAATAtaatgtgtggggctggggttgtggctcaatggtagagcatttgcctcacacgtgtggggtactgggttcgatcctcagcaccacataaaaaatataaaaataaagatattgtttctgtctacaactaaaaaataatattcttaaaaaagaaagaaaatgcttattaaaaaaaagaaatataatgtgtATCATGCTTCAGTGGAGTCAAGATCTTTTattacctttttctccacatgtAGTTCAACCTTCTCTCTGATTCTTAGAATGAAGTTTGTTTTCCTTGTCATTCATATATTCCTTTCTTActtgtttgtatatttgtatgtCTATCAAATTTTTCTGCCTAGATTatttcatcttcttcctcctcttcctctttttttttttttttttgttatagtgctgagatcaaacccaagtCCTTGAGCATGCCAGGAAAACAGTCGACCACTGAGCATACCTGCTAGCCCTCTTCTCTCTCATACTTATTATTACCTCCCTAGTAGTTACTTTGGGTGTATATTCTCCCCTATTCAACTAATAATTTACATGGGCCAGAGTTTACATTTCTAAAAAAGCTATGTTAGTTGGTGtgattgaaatgttttatttacaaaaagtttTGTTTAAACTTTTATGATAATGAGATATTTCTGTtgaatctgagatttttttttttttaaatccagactTGAGTGGGGTACAGAGATAGAAGgacaaatacatgaaataagaTTGGTTatatgttgatattttttaatttgggtgtTAGCTTCATTATATGAATCTGATTTatatgtgtttgaaattttcctgTAATTTTTCAAAGATTTCAGTGGGTCAGATCATTGTTACTGAAACCATAAAGATTTTGGCAGCAGTTCTTTGGTACACAATTGGCATGTAATTTAATTATAAGTGGCTGAAATTGGTTTGCTTAGATGTTTtcgtttttctcctttttgttatAGGTGAAAGGGGAATCCTTGTTCCGTACATCAAAAATAGACCTGAGAGTAGATGGGGAACAACTAGAACTGGATCCTGGTCAAACTTTAATTTATTATGTTGATGAAAAGGCCCCTGAATTTTCAATGCAGGGCCTAAAAGCTGGTATTATAGCTGTCATTGTGGTTGTGACAATAGCAGTTATTGCTGGTATTGTTGTCCTGGTAAGTACAGAATAagtaaaaaatttcatttaaggatatagctttttttttttttttttttttttttttaatactggggattgaacccaggggcacttaaccacatccctagccctttatttttgcattttatttaaagtccgggtctaactgagttgcttagggtcgcactaagttgctaaagctagctttgaacttgtagtcctcctgcctcagcctcctgagctgctggtattattacaggtgtgcatcgcTGTGCCCAGCAAGGATATAttcttttacttactttttttgcTCCcaatattggggattaaactcaggaccaCATGTATATGTTTAAGaatatattcctttcttttttttttttctaagtactagagattgaacccaggggtattttaccactaagttgcttagggtgttgctgagttgctgagtctggccttgaacttctgatcctcctgcctcaacctcccaaattgctgggattacagatgtgcaccatgtCATgggttttcaaatatattcttaaaagttaaagctgagggtgtagttcattaggagagtgcttgccttgcatccaTGGAACAcagggtttgatctccagcatggcaataaaagggaaaaaaagttaattaaaataactgcagggctggggttgtggctcagtgatggagcacttgccttgcgaggcactgggttcaatcctcagtaccacataaaaataaataaataaagatattgtgtccacctacaactaaaaaaaaatatttaaaaaaataaaacaaaaaaatctgctGACTGGCCATAgtgcacacacccataatcctagCGTCTTGGaagactaaggcaagaggattgagagttcaaagccagcctcagcaatttagtgaggtttaaagcaacttagcaagaccctgtctcaaaataaaaaaggggatagggatgtggctcagtgtttagatgctcctgggtttgattccctgtTCAACAAACAAGTACCACATTCGTGttctaaaacatattaaataaagcaaaatttttatcCACCCCCGctaattttataattctgtagTGAATGAATGTCAAGCAGGGCGGTTCATCAGTAAATTTCATCAACACAACAGAATTCAGAAATAGATTTGAGGATATGTA
Encoded proteins:
- the Epcam gene encoding epithelial cell adhesion molecule, encoding MARPQVLAFGLLLAAATAAVAAAQKECICENYKLATDCYKNENDECQCTSIGTKNTVICSKLASKCLVMKAEMNSSKSGRRGKPEGAIQNNDGLYDPDCDEKGLFKAKQCNGTATCWCVNTAGVRRTDKDTEITCSERVRTFWIMIELKHKAREKPYNVQSLQTAIQEMMTTRYLLDPKFITNILYENNVITIDLVQNSSQKTQNDVDIADVAYYFEKDVKGESLFRTSKIDLRVDGEQLELDPGQTLIYYVDEKAPEFSMQGLKAGIIAVIVVVTIAVIAGIVVLVISRRKKTTKYEKAEIKEMGEMHRELST